GAATCCGATAGGAAAGGCCTCGTAGATCATTAAGATCAGATGGCTGAATGTCGATTTCTCGTAATTGCATCGAAATGATGATGCTTTTGCGTTTTAAGACCATCCATAGATGGGGAGCTAGGGTCATATTATCAATCCAGGCTAGCTTCTCGTGATCTTGGTAGCGGATACCAGCTGCAATCACTCGAACACCCGGGTCTCGCAGGGTTAAAAGGTGCCCAGCCTTCCAGTTTTTAAGGTCTGGAACCAGCTTATCTGTGGTTGTGCCCTCTGGGAAAAGACAATAGCACATACTGTTGATTCCCCGCTGAAGGGCTCTCACGCAGCGAACACGCTGCCAGACATCTTCCCGTTGCACGAAGATCGTGTGCATACGAGCTATGAGAGGACCGATCAGAGGCCACCGACCGACTTCTTCCTTGGCAATAAAAGCCATGGGGTGTAGAACAGAAAGAGCTATAATATCTAAATAGTTGACGTGGTTCCCGAGAAACAGAATTCTGGTGTCGCTCAGGGGCTCCTTGGCTTCGATCGTGGTTTCTAAGCGAATTCCAGTTGTTTTTACAAGGGCTTTAAAAATCAAGCCTTTTAGCCTCACACGAAGCACCCCTTCCTTCCACCAGGTAGGTTTAAACAGACGTAAACCTACATCAAGGAAGCTTAGGACGAGATGGACTCCAAACAGCGCGAGGCAACTTAGAATGACGAGTAAGAGACGATACAATCCTCGAATCGTGGCCACCTTGATCTCCTTAAGTAATAACAACAACGCCAAGCTTAACTTTATTGACAAGGCTGCGTCAGCAAATAATTTTCAAGTTTATAGAGTCTTCATATTCCCTTAAATTACTACTAGCATGGTAGGCTAGGAAAGCAACCTAGCCCCCTTGACAGGCGCTGAAAACAGGTTAAAGTGACACGATTGGATGGCATACAGTGTAGAAGGAAAAAAAACGACTTAAGTTTAATCTTTAGTTTATTTACACTTTAAATAGACTTCAAATAAATCAGTATGATTGATTAGTGAGCTATTCCTTATACATTTTTTCACCAGCGTTGGAGACCTAAGTGTACTACGAAAGTAATGCGTGTTCCGTTCCGGTATCCATGGCAGAACAAGCAAATAAGAGTTTGCCGCAGTCTTGGCAAGCCAAACTACCTTTCGAGATTCAGCAATCCTCTTATACGATCAAGACGGCGAACAGCAAAGCAGAGTTCGACAAAGTCTTGGAGTTGAGGCGCGAGGTCTTCCTAAGCGAGTTTGCCAGCCACGATATTTCTGATCAAAGTGATTTTGAAGCCTTCGACCTTGATGCTGACTTTCTCATCATCATGCAAGGTGAGGAGGTCATTGCCAGCTATCGCCTGATTTACTCCGATTATTCTAAGAATTTCTACTCAGCTTCAGAATTCGACATTAAGCCCTTCCTTAAGAACTCGTCACGAACGTTGGAGCTTTCAAGGGCCTGTGTGAAAAAAGGTAAACGAGCAGGAATCGCATTGCACTTGCTCTGGCGAGGAATAGCCGAATACATGACCCGCTCGGGGGCTCAATTTCTGTTTGGGTGCAGTAGCGTTCAGAGTTTGGATCTGCAAGAGATTGTTAATATCTACAGATTTCTTAAGCAGGAAGGGGTACTGTCTGATGAATTTGACATATGCCCCCATGCCAACTACCATTTAATTAAGGTAGAAGGTATGTTGACTGGCAAGCAATCGGAACCTGAGGTGGTTGACTCCAGTTTGATACCGCCGCTGCTCTTGGGCTATATCAAGGCCGGAGCTAAAATCTATGGTGCCCCAGCTGTTGATCTACGCTTTGGGTGCATTGACTTTTTCACAGTCCTAGATTTTGAGCGTCTATCGAAGTCCTTTCTAAGGAAGTACATACAACGACAAATTCAGTAGGGCAAATCATTGAGCGCGGAATTTAGTTACTTCCCAGAGCTAAGAGATATTTACGAATGCGCACAGAATCTCAACGGGGTAGGCGAATTCTGCGAGGAGGCTTGGGTTTCCTATAAGAAATACAAGTTTCCCCTTTTGTCGTTTCGCTTCGGTTCTGAAGATAAGAACGTTCCTAAGCTGGTTCTTGTGGGCGGAGTTCACGGTTTGGAGAAGGTGGGTACCCATGTGGTGACCTCCTATCTGCAAACTTTGATCCGACTTCTAAAGTGGGATCAGTCGGTGCGGGCAATTCTTGATAAATGTCAGCTTCACATCTACCCTCTTGCAAATCCAGTGGGTATGTATCGTCGTACCAGATCCAATGGTAATGGTGTCGATATCATGCGCAACGCCCCGATAGATGCTCGCAAAACCAGCTTGCCATTTGTAAGTGGTCATCGTGTGTCTCCCAAGATTCCTTGGTATCGTGGCGAGGAGGGCGAAGCTATGGAGTTGGAAACTCAAGTCCTATGCGATTATGTGAGGCGTTATACCTTCGATTCAGATCTTGCAGTAGTACTCGATGTCCATTCGGGCTTTGGCTTGATCGACCGCCTCTGGTTTCCATTTGCCTTTTCTGAAACTGTTTTCCCAGATGCCCATAAGGTCCTTGCACTTAAGCGCTTGCTCGACCATAGTTACCCTAATCATATCTATACTGTCGAACCTCAAAATATCCACTACATGGCCCATGGGGATGTCTGGGACTACATGTATTTTGAGCATCGTAAGTATTGCAAGGATCAAGATCGGGTTTTTGTACCTCTTTGCTTAGAGATGGGGTCATGGCATTGGATTCGAAAAAACCCTAGGCAGGTCTTCTCTGCGCTAGGAATTTTTAATCCAGTTTTACCTCACCGGTTGAAACGCACCCAGCGCCGACACCTACTGCTGTTTGATTTTCTTTTGAAGGCTGTGAATTCCGGGGATTCATGGGCGAACCTCACGCCTGGTCAGAAAATTCACTTACAGAAAAAAGCAACTCATATTTGGTATCGCTCACAGGCAAGCTAAAGGAAGGGGCCTTTGATGGAACTTAAGGTTCTAATCGTCGATGACGACGAAGATGTTCGCGAATATACGCAGGATATCATTTCTCAGTGGAAAGGCTTAGGGTTAGATGTGACCTTTGCCTTCCGATCTGCTATTGATGGCTTGGATGGTATGAATAAGCTTCATGAAGAGCCATTCGATCTGGTCATAGCGGACATGAAGATGCCTCGGATGACGGGAGTTCAAATGGTTACAGCTTTGCGGTCCAATCCAGGGC
This is a stretch of genomic DNA from Pseudobacteriovorax antillogorgiicola. It encodes these proteins:
- a CDS encoding lysophospholipid acyltransferase family protein; its protein translation is MATIRGLYRLLLVILSCLALFGVHLVLSFLDVGLRLFKPTWWKEGVLRVRLKGLIFKALVKTTGIRLETTIEAKEPLSDTRILFLGNHVNYLDIIALSVLHPMAFIAKEEVGRWPLIGPLIARMHTIFVQREDVWQRVRCVRALQRGINSMCYCLFPEGTTTDKLVPDLKNWKAGHLLTLRDPGVRVIAAGIRYQDHEKLAWIDNMTLAPHLWMVLKRKSIIISMQLREIDIQPSDLNDLRGLSYRIRDEVAALCVKAEQALRPISASAPCEDDEEEDMALMVSSGELEAPASRC
- a CDS encoding GNAT family N-acetyltransferase; the protein is MYYESNACSVPVSMAEQANKSLPQSWQAKLPFEIQQSSYTIKTANSKAEFDKVLELRREVFLSEFASHDISDQSDFEAFDLDADFLIIMQGEEVIASYRLIYSDYSKNFYSASEFDIKPFLKNSSRTLELSRACVKKGKRAGIALHLLWRGIAEYMTRSGAQFLFGCSSVQSLDLQEIVNIYRFLKQEGVLSDEFDICPHANYHLIKVEGMLTGKQSEPEVVDSSLIPPLLLGYIKAGAKIYGAPAVDLRFGCIDFFTVLDFERLSKSFLRKYIQRQIQ
- a CDS encoding M14 family zinc carboxypeptidase — translated: MSAEFSYFPELRDIYECAQNLNGVGEFCEEAWVSYKKYKFPLLSFRFGSEDKNVPKLVLVGGVHGLEKVGTHVVTSYLQTLIRLLKWDQSVRAILDKCQLHIYPLANPVGMYRRTRSNGNGVDIMRNAPIDARKTSLPFVSGHRVSPKIPWYRGEEGEAMELETQVLCDYVRRYTFDSDLAVVLDVHSGFGLIDRLWFPFAFSETVFPDAHKVLALKRLLDHSYPNHIYTVEPQNIHYMAHGDVWDYMYFEHRKYCKDQDRVFVPLCLEMGSWHWIRKNPRQVFSALGIFNPVLPHRLKRTQRRHLLLFDFLLKAVNSGDSWANLTPGQKIHLQKKATHIWYRSQAS
- a CDS encoding response regulator, coding for MELKVLIVDDDEDVREYTQDIISQWKGLGLDVTFAFRSAIDGLDGMNKLHEEPFDLVIADMKMPRMTGVQMVTALRSNPGPNQQVPIIVVSGYADSYSEAIKTDAWSHVFTLDKPLEQDRFHRVITFAVGQKMRQGA